The Dehalococcoidia bacterium region GTCATCGGCCCCTTCCTGCGCGACCGACCGTCCTCACTACGGTCGGTCGCTCTGTTTTCCTCGTTACCCTACTGCATCGCCACGCCTCGCCTCCGTCTCATCCCTGCACCGTGCTTCCACAACTTCTGGGCACACCCCGCCACGGCCACAGTCTGCGCTACAGCGATCTACGCTACAATGATGACGTGATGCTCACCGACACCTTGCACCGACCCCTGCGCGATCTGCGCATTTCGGTCACCGACCGCTGCAACTTCCGCTGCACCTACTGCATGCCGCGGGAGGTGTTCGGCGCGGATTTCCAGTTCCTGCCGCGCGCCGATCTGTTGAGCTTTGAGGAGATCGCCAGGCTCGCGGGCGTATTCGCCCGCGGCGGTGTGCGCAAGCTGCGGCTTACGGGCGGCGAACCGCTGCTGAGACGCGATCTGGAGACGCTCGTCAGTCTGCTGGCGAAGGTCCCGGGCATCGCGGACATCGCACTCACAACCAATGGCTCGCTGCTCAGCCCCGAGAAGGCGCGGGCGTTGCACGCCGCCGGCCTCGGCCGAGTGACCGTGAGCCTCGACTCGCTGGATGATGCTGTGTTCGAGGCGATGAACGACGTCGGCTTCCCAGTGGCCCGCGTGCTGGAGGCGATGGACGCGGCCGACGCTGTGGGACTCGGACCGGTCAAGGTGGACATGGTCGTGCGGCGCGGCGCCAACGACCCCTCCATCGTGCCGATGGCCGAGCGCTTCCGCGGCAGCGGGCGCATCCTGCGCTTCATCGAGTACATGGAC contains the following coding sequences:
- the moaA gene encoding GTP 3',8-cyclase MoaA, which produces MLTDTLHRPLRDLRISVTDRCNFRCTYCMPREVFGADFQFLPRADLLSFEEIARLAGVFARGGVRKLRLTGGEPLLRRDLETLVSLLAKVPGIADIALTTNGSLLSPEKARALHAAGLGRVTVSLDSLDDAVFEAMNDVGFPVARVLEAMDAADAVGLGPVKVDMVVRRGANDPSIVPMAERFRGSGRILRFIEYMDVGNSNGWRMDDVVPAAEILDRVNERWPLELIPPNYAGEVATRYRYVDGGGEIGVIASVTQPFCGACTRGRLSADGRLYTCLFGVLGHDFRGPLRAGASDEELTDLLGRIWGSRRDRYSELRSEQTLPLRKVEMSHIGG